One segment of Saprospiraceae bacterium DNA contains the following:
- the gatB gene encoding Asp-tRNA(Asn)/Glu-tRNA(Gln) amidotransferase subunit GatB, with protein sequence MSYETVIGLEIHVQLATRSKAFCGDDASFGGAPNTHTSAVSLAHPGTLPRLNKKAIEYAARLGLALGCDIARHSTFDRKNYFYADLPKGFQTTQQNNPICLGGQLTVDSGRRTVRLHHIHLEEDAGKSLHEQAPHESLIDLNRAGVPLLEIVTEPDLRSAEEVAAFMSEMRRLVRWLGISDGNMEEGSLRCDVNVSVRKSGEQKLGQRCEIKNVNSMRFARRAIEFEVKRQIGILESGGKVEQETRGFDAASGTTYSLREKEEAHDYRYFPEPDLPPVVVSAVMLEKIESEMPPLPQVLEQSFQTKYGLPAHDAALLTQEREIADYFLQLTTRNNPQPAIPPRQIANLIVNKLLPWSASTGTPMNECPVPSATWLEFLNLIESGQVSTSTAYQRLFPIILEKPEHSPTLLATQMNLLQNADGDFLEKIADEVLARFPEKVAEYRKGKKGLIGFFMGEMMKASKGKAEPKTATRLLEEKLR encoded by the coding sequence ATGTCGTACGAAACCGTCATCGGACTCGAAATTCACGTCCAACTCGCCACCCGCTCCAAGGCTTTCTGTGGCGACGACGCCTCGTTCGGCGGCGCACCTAACACGCACACCAGCGCCGTCAGCCTCGCCCACCCCGGCACCCTGCCACGCTTGAACAAAAAGGCCATCGAATACGCCGCCAGGCTTGGCCTCGCGCTCGGCTGCGACATCGCCCGCCACAGCACGTTCGACCGAAAAAACTACTTCTACGCCGACCTGCCAAAGGGGTTTCAAACAACCCAGCAGAACAATCCCATTTGCCTTGGCGGGCAGCTCACGGTGGACAGCGGACGACGCACCGTGCGTTTGCATCACATTCACTTAGAAGAAGATGCGGGCAAAAGCCTGCACGAACAAGCGCCGCACGAATCGCTCATTGACCTCAATAGAGCGGGCGTGCCCCTGCTCGAAATCGTGACCGAGCCAGACCTGCGCAGCGCCGAGGAAGTCGCGGCCTTCATGTCCGAAATGCGCCGCCTCGTGCGGTGGCTCGGCATCAGCGACGGGAACATGGAAGAAGGCTCTTTGCGCTGCGACGTGAACGTGTCGGTGCGAAAGTCGGGCGAGCAAAAGCTCGGCCAACGATGCGAAATCAAAAACGTGAACTCCATGCGATTTGCCCGCCGCGCCATCGAATTTGAGGTGAAAAGACAAATCGGCATCCTCGAATCGGGCGGAAAAGTGGAGCAAGAAACTCGTGGTTTTGATGCGGCATCCGGCACCACCTACTCGCTCCGCGAAAAAGAGGAAGCACACGATTACCGCTATTTTCCCGAACCCGACTTGCCGCCCGTCGTGGTTTCAGCGGTGATGTTGGAAAAAATCGAATCCGAAATGCCGCCCTTGCCACAGGTGTTGGAACAATCATTTCAAACAAAATACGGCCTGCCCGCTCACGACGCGGCGCTACTCACGCAGGAACGCGAAATCGCCGACTATTTTCTGCAACTCACAACCCGCAACAACCCACAACCAGCAATCCCACCCCGACAAATCGCCAACCTGATTGTCAACAAATTGCTCCCGTGGTCTGCTTCGACCGGAACACCCATGAACGAGTGCCCCGTGCCCTCGGCGACATGGCTCGAGTTTCTGAATTTGATAGAAAGCGGGCAAGTCAGCACCTCCACCGCTTATCAACGGCTGTTCCCGATAATATTGGAAAAACCCGAACACTCCCCTACCCTTTTGGCCACCCAAATGAATCTGCTCCAAAATGCCGATGGCGATTTTTTGGAAAAAATAGCCGACGAAGTGCTGGCGCGTTTCCCAGAAAAAGTGGCCGAATACCGAAAAGGCAAAAAAGGGCTTATCGGCTTTTTCATGGGCGAAATGATGAAAGCCAGCAAGGGAAAAGCCGAGCCAAAAACCGCGACGCGATTGCTGGAGGAGAAATTGAGGTGA
- a CDS encoding amidinotransferase: MRQQTTPHILMVRPANFAFNEETAANNAFQSRDGKLSAEAMRQNAIREFDEFVSKLRAAGVDVIVADDSASPAKPDAVFPNNWVTFHQEGYVVTYPMFAPTRRRERREEVIAEILQRGFSSNQRIHLENEEANDRFLEGTGSIIFDHPNRLAYACLSPRTDADLLENLCQKIGYRKVVFHAQDANGQDIYHTNVMMALGETFVVICLDSVRDPQERRALEEKFAATNKEIVDITLEQMNAFAGNMLQVRNTTGDTILVMSEQAYRSLSPSQIKTLEAHTRLLHSPIETIETYGGGSARCMMAEVFLPHTV; this comes from the coding sequence ATGCGTCAGCAAACCACTCCACACATTCTAATGGTGCGCCCGGCCAATTTCGCCTTCAACGAAGAAACCGCCGCCAACAATGCCTTTCAAAGCCGCGACGGCAAGCTCAGTGCCGAAGCCATGCGGCAAAACGCCATTCGAGAGTTTGATGAATTCGTGAGCAAATTGCGTGCGGCGGGCGTGGATGTCATTGTCGCCGACGATTCGGCCTCGCCTGCCAAGCCCGATGCGGTGTTTCCGAACAATTGGGTCACTTTCCATCAGGAAGGCTATGTCGTCACCTACCCCATGTTTGCGCCCACGCGACGGCGCGAGCGGCGCGAGGAAGTGATTGCGGAAATCCTGCAACGCGGTTTTTCCTCCAACCAGCGCATTCATCTCGAAAACGAGGAGGCCAATGACCGCTTCCTCGAAGGCACGGGCAGCATCATTTTCGACCACCCAAACCGACTCGCGTACGCCTGTCTCAGCCCGCGTACCGACGCGGACTTGCTCGAAAATCTTTGCCAGAAAATCGGGTATCGGAAAGTCGTGTTTCACGCACAGGACGCCAACGGGCAAGACATCTACCATACCAACGTGATGATGGCGCTGGGCGAAACTTTTGTGGTGATTTGCCTCGACTCGGTGCGCGACCCGCAGGAACGCCGTGCGCTGGAAGAAAAATTTGCCGCGACAAACAAAGAAATCGTGGACATCACGCTCGAACAAATGAACGCCTTCGCTGGGAATATGCTTCAAGTGCGCAACACCACTGGCGACACGATTCTCGTCATGTCCGAGCAGGCATATCGTTCGCTTTCGCCCTCGCAAATCAAAACCTTGGAGGCGCATACCAGACTGCTCCACAGCCCCATCGAGACCATTGAGACCTACGGCGGTGGCTCAGCGCGATGTATGATGGCAGAGGTGTTTTTGCCGCACACGGTTTGA
- a CDS encoding DUF3667 domain-containing protein, with product MKRYCHNCFHPLPYKAKFCAHCGQKDTDGKYTMRELLSRLGRTIFHLEGKFLRTAWQLFVPGMVTSEFFKGKQARYPHPFRLFAVAMFFFLLMLNWALKDAQARKSNNLFNTSTLAVNARGDTVRLDSRSFFQRIEYRAILEDLRQDYRHLPADWRTAEAEQCMDSLLKSYQSKYLAKLGVGLSDTLPLDVDTITIGLVNREIRISALDVGRYTPDEIMQRYQITGRFDQVAVRQGIKSLRDPNTLAHSIIGSLTWTLLSLVAVMAGLLSLLYLRQKRYYVEHFIFLLHFHTGALLVMLLAIIAIWQGLLPYASLGVFVVGTALAMYFAMWRFYGQGWLTTLAKWLTYCVLYTAGFVVLFILGSIVVFFIF from the coding sequence ATGAAAAGGTATTGTCACAATTGCTTCCACCCGCTGCCATACAAGGCCAAGTTCTGTGCCCACTGCGGGCAAAAGGACACTGATGGCAAGTACACCATGAGGGAGCTGTTGTCGCGGCTTGGGCGGACGATTTTCCATTTGGAAGGCAAATTTTTGCGCACCGCGTGGCAACTGTTTGTGCCGGGCATGGTCACGTCGGAATTTTTCAAAGGCAAACAAGCCCGTTATCCGCATCCCTTCCGATTGTTTGCCGTGGCGATGTTTTTCTTTCTGCTCATGCTCAATTGGGCGCTGAAAGATGCCCAAGCCCGAAAGTCCAACAATCTCTTCAACACCAGTACCCTTGCCGTGAACGCACGAGGCGACACGGTGAGACTTGATAGCCGTTCTTTTTTCCAGCGAATAGAATACCGCGCCATCTTGGAGGATTTGAGACAAGACTATCGGCACTTGCCCGCCGATTGGCGCACCGCCGAAGCGGAACAGTGCATGGATAGTCTGCTCAAATCTTACCAAAGCAAGTATCTGGCAAAACTTGGTGTTGGCCTTTCCGATACCCTGCCATTGGACGTTGACACAATCACCATAGGCTTGGTGAACCGTGAGATTCGCATCTCCGCCCTTGATGTGGGGCGCTACACACCCGATGAAATCATGCAGCGGTACCAAATAACAGGACGATTCGACCAGGTTGCCGTCAGGCAGGGCATCAAAAGTCTGCGCGACCCCAACACGTTGGCGCACTCCATCATCGGCAGTCTGACATGGACGCTACTATCGCTAGTGGCGGTCATGGCGGGCCTGTTGAGCCTGCTCTACTTGAGGCAAAAACGCTATTATGTGGAGCATTTTATCTTCTTGCTGCATTTTCACACGGGCGCGCTGTTGGTCATGTTGCTGGCCATCATAGCTATCTGGCAAGGCTTGCTCCCATACGCCTCCCTTGGAGTGTTCGTCGTGGGCACCGCGTTGGCCATGTATTTCGCCATGTGGCGTTTTTACGGTCAAGGTTGGCTAACGACGCTCGCCAAGTGGCTGACATACTGCGTTCTCTACACGGCAGGCTTCGTGGTACTTTTCATCTTAGGCTCCATCGTTGTGTTTTTCATTTTTTAA